A genome region from Streptomyces sp. NBC_01296 includes the following:
- the rpsK gene encoding 30S ribosomal protein S11, with the protein MPPKGRQGAAKKVRRKEKKNVAHGHAHIKSTFNNTIVSITDPSGNVISWASAGHVGFKGSRKSTPFAAQMAAESAARRAQEHGMRKVDVFVKGPGSGRETAIRSLQATGLEVGSIQDVTPTPHNGCRPPKRRRV; encoded by the coding sequence ATGCCCCCCAAGGGTCGTCAGGGCGCTGCCAAGAAGGTGCGCCGCAAGGAAAAGAAGAACGTCGCTCATGGGCACGCCCACATCAAGAGCACGTTCAACAACACCATCGTTTCGATCACCGACCCCTCGGGCAACGTGATCTCCTGGGCCTCCGCCGGCCACGTCGGCTTCAAGGGCTCGCGCAAGTCCACCCCCTTCGCCGCGCAGATGGCCGCCGAGTCGGCCGCCCGTCGCGCGCAGGAGCACGGCATGCGCAAGGTCGACGTCTTCGTCAAGGGTCCCGGCTCCGGCCGTGAGACCGCGATCCGCTCCCTCCAGGCCACCGGCCTCGAGGTCGGCTCGATCCAGGACGTCACCCCCACCCCGCACAACGGCTGCCGCCCGCCGAAGCGCCGCCGCGTCTGA